The following proteins come from a genomic window of Paenibacillus spongiae:
- a CDS encoding restriction endonuclease subunit S, whose amino-acid sequence MGLSKFKLGDLITLSELKNSANIYDLNALKGISIKKAFIDTKADMDGVSLTPYMVVKPDYFAYVTVTSRNGEKITIAHNESKETFIVSSSYNVFYVSRNDILLSDYLFIYFNRPEFDRYTRFNSWGSARETFSWEDMCDIEIDLPPLPIQQKYVNIYNAINQNQQTYDSGLEDLKLACDAYINELRRTLPHKAIGEYIELSDAKNADFQYGIDALRGVSINKVFIETKADMTGVSLKPYLLVEPDAFAYVTITSRNGEKISLAHNGSDETYIVSSSYIVFRINQKDKLIPSYLAMFFSRSEFDRYTRFNSWGSAREAFAWEDMFEVKIPIPDIEVQRSIVNIYNAYLTRRDIKEKLKAQIKDICPILIKGSLGEAKNA is encoded by the coding sequence TTAGGTGATTTGATCACTTTGTCCGAATTAAAGAATTCAGCTAATATTTATGATTTGAACGCCTTAAAGGGCATATCAATTAAGAAAGCATTCATTGACACAAAAGCCGATATGGATGGTGTCTCTTTAACCCCGTATATGGTTGTTAAGCCAGATTATTTTGCTTATGTAACTGTAACTTCGAGAAACGGAGAAAAAATCACCATAGCACATAATGAATCAAAAGAAACATTTATTGTTTCTTCCTCGTACAACGTGTTCTACGTGAGCCGAAATGATATTTTACTTTCCGACTACTTGTTTATTTATTTTAACCGACCGGAATTTGACAGATACACGAGGTTTAACTCATGGGGCTCGGCGCGCGAGACTTTTTCGTGGGAGGATATGTGTGACATTGAAATCGACCTCCCACCACTTCCAATACAACAAAAATATGTGAATATCTACAACGCTATTAATCAAAATCAACAGACATATGATAGCGGGTTAGAGGATCTTAAATTGGCATGTGATGCCTATATTAATGAATTGCGACGGACGCTGCCACATAAGGCAATTGGTGAGTATATTGAATTATCAGATGCGAAAAACGCCGATTTTCAATATGGTATTGATGCATTAAGGGGCGTGTCAATCAACAAAGTGTTCATCGAAACGAAAGCTGACATGACCGGTGTTTCTCTGAAACCATATTTACTTGTTGAACCGGATGCGTTTGCTTATGTGACAATCACTTCCCGTAACGGTGAAAAAATTTCGCTTGCCCATAACGGCTCTGATGAAACTTATATTGTTTCATCGTCTTATATCGTTTTTAGGATTAACCAAAAGGATAAGCTGATTCCGAGTTATCTGGCTATGTTTTTCAGTCGTTCAGAGTTTGACCGATATACTCGCTTTAATTCATGGGGCAGCGCGCGTGAAGCATTCGCGTGGGAGGATATGTTTGAGGTGAAAATCCCAATCCCCGACATAGAGGTTCAGCGATCAATTGTAAATATTTACAACGCCTATCTTACACGCAGGGACATCAAAGAGAAGTTAAAAGCGCAAATAAAGGACATCTGTCCAATATTGATAAAAGGCTCGCTGGGTGAAGCTAAAAATGCCTAA